CAGCTTGAAGTGCAATTTTCGCTGAAACCTCGGCCTGTGAATGTGGTGCTCTTCCAAGCAGGTGTTTGATATTTAAATCAATCCCTCTTTGGGGCCCAACAGCTGTGAAAAATCTTTGTTTGTAGAAACTTGACTTTGCAAGTCCACGAACAAAGTCACGAACTGTGAGTTCTCCATTACGGAGTTGGGCTTCGAGTTCTTTACAACGCTCGAAGTCCATGACATGTGCGTTGCCAAATACTTGGCGATATGCAGCGGCAATTACATCATCAAGCGAAGCGTTATCGTCTGGGCTATAGCATTCTGATGTGACTCTGTGGGGACAATCTGCATGGCTTCTTGGACCTACGCCAATTGCCATCTGATCACAGGAATTCTTGAGGAATTCCCCTATCGTTAAGGCTGCTTTTTGGTTTGATGCTCCCTTCTTTTGAAAGCTGACGGGGTTATTCCACTTGCTCTCTGCGCCGAATCCGGATGATGTTTTGTTGGTTGACATGTTCAATTTCTTGGTTTGATGAGGTTGTTTGTTGATTTAAATGTTTTGGCCTTAGGTGACTGGTGTAATGCTTGAGATTTTACCTCCTTCTCTATGTATTCTTATAAACTGCTCAGATAACTTGTCGAAGGGCACGTAGAAAACACGATTTGATTTCGTGTACCGCGATATTCTTCGTACGTTGTTAGCGCTATATCCAGTCACTTCAACGCGATAGGTTGTTCCTTCTTGCCCTGCTCCAACACCAAGGCGTGTCGGTGCATCTTGAAGATTTTTGGCTCTTCGGAAGCTCCAGCCTTTTGCTTCATTCGAAGATGGCGGAACCACAGGAAGAGGCAAGTTTTGGTAAGCAGCTCCTCCGAGCTTGCTTGTAATTCCTGAAAGATCTCCCTTCAAGCTGCTACTGCTATTACCGCGAAGGAGTTGGAAACTCCATGTGAATTCTTGCAGTGTTGTACAACTGTCTGTTTTCCATCCCCTTTGAAAGGGCACGACCCATTCGCCATAGGTATTTTGATAGTCATCCGAATCTAAATAGCTATCGATATCGGCCTCATAGCCAAGACTGTCAAGGCGTTCCGCATGCCCTCGCATCTCTTCGAAATCAACTGGGGCTCTTCCCAAGAGATGACGGAAGGCCAGCTCGATATAGCGATAACGGGGGCACGATTCGAAAAATCGGCTTCGGTACAGATCGCTCTTGGCAATGCGACGGATCAGCTCACGAACGCTGATTTCGCCAAGTTTGAATTGCGACTCTGCGATCAATTGGCGCTCGCTCTCCATGACATAGGCATTGCCAAGCACCTGCTTGTAGATTGCGCTGATCAAAGCTTCCTTTTGGACGTCGTCGTCGCCTGGAAGCAGTTCGAGCGGAGCTTCACTCTCTGCGGAGAAACGCTCGACCCCTAGGAGCGAGGCAGGACCAAAGGGCATGAATTGCTCTCTCGTTTATCTCAGAACAATCTCTTCGAAATCCTCTGCCAGCGGACATCTTCTTTATAAAGCTCAATCAAGTGTTCCGTTTTGTTGCGTGAAACGACGAAATGATCCATCGCGGCGTCGAGCGCCGCCCATGGACCCGCTTTGCTGTTAAGTTATGCTTCCAAAGACAAGGATTCGAGGCTTGCTCTTGTAGTGCTACGCGTGAGTGGATTCCAATGATCCAATTCGATGGCAGGCCTCTCAAGCAAGGTTTGAATATAAGGATCCATTCCTTTGCACATAGAGAAATCGCTACCTTGGATCGATTCCAACGTGTCTAGATTGGCTTCAGTGAGATCAGCACCTCTTAGGTCTGCCATCTTTAGTTCGCTTGTGCCAAATCGAGTTCCTCTGCACATGGCACCTCGTAAAATGGCATGTCGCAAATCTGCTCCTGCTAACGAAATATTGTCCAGTAATGCACCGCTTAAATCTGCACCGCTTAGATAAGCACCCATTAATGAGGCTTTGCGTAGATCGATTCCCCTCAAATCTGCATTGTTTAAAAAGGCTCCATTGAGTTGTGCTCCTGGGCCGATTGCCCCACTTGTTCGGATGTTGAATCCATCTGGTAGCGCAGTTTTGCTGTCGTATTTAGCAAGCCTCATGTCGGTGTTTTCCAATAGGCAACACGTTAAATTTGCGCCTCTTAAATCAGTTCTACAAAGATTTGCATTTTTTAAATCCAAAGTTCCAATATCTCGATTTCGCCAATCTGCACCTCTGGCATCGACTGGATACTCATTAATTTGATCGGGAGACGCCATTTCAGGCGGACTCCAATTTTCTATGTTTAAAAACATTTTATTAGCTTCGTACCATGGAGACGCCAATCGATAGTATCACCCGTGTAATTTCAAAGCCACCAATTGCAAACAGGATCAACCATGTCTTAATGAGCCATTCAGGTGGCTTGCCTACTAGTGATTTCATTGTGCTACTTACTCCACCTGTGGTGAATGTTTTATTCACGAATTCTCTTGCAATCAGCGAATTTTTCCATTCTTCACCATAACGAGGGAACCTTTGATAGATAGGCATGTCTCCCGTGGATCGCCCCGGTATCAATCTACCGCGCTGTGCTGGAGCCCCATCATATCCAAAGTTGGTCATGTATTCATCACTTTCTAGGATTTGATCCACAAAATATGTGAATCCTTTTTCTGCAATGACGATAGACCACGCTAACCTTTCAGACTCACCACTCACTGAGCGGCCTAGTACTCTACCTACAATTTGATCTACCATTCTGTAATTTGAGCTGCATTGATAATATCCCTGTTGAAATCTCTCTGAGAGCAGAAGTCCTCTCACGAAGTCGCGCATCGTGATGTACCCACTTCTTAATTGAGATTCGAGATATATATCCCTGTCGCAACTCATCGCATGGAAAAAGATTTGCTTGTATGTTTGTTCAATCAGGCTGTCCATATCTCTACGTGTTGACACTGAAGCGCCAGATACTTCACCTGTTACCTGATATTTTACGGAATCACTATTGCCAGCAAGGTTATTGACTCGACTGTTCTGGCTCTTCAGAGAATAGGTGCGAACAGGAATAGCCATGGAGTCTTGTTTCTGCCAGGTAGAGTTGGCAAACTTTAAGCGTTGAGGCTGTTGTCTTTATTTTTTGTTGCCAAAACTTAAAGTATCTAGGTTGCCTTTGTTAGGCCAAATATTATCATTTTGTACAATAGCAACTTTAATATGATGGCCAAATCTTACTCGAGCTCTGTCTTTTTTGTGTTATCAGCTTCAAGTTTGTTGTGTTGTTATTTTAAAGGACGTTGTTGATCGTCATGCCAAGAAAAAATGGCAATTAGGTTCCCTACATTGCCATAATTTGCTATTGAATTGGTTCGTTTATGGTATAAAGTTTACCCTTTATCCATCCTTTCTAAACTGCGTCTTATCTTTTTGCTGTTTGTGGCATAAACATTCTTTGGAATGCTCCTGATGATGGATCTCTAACGGCTTTCGAGTAAGTAAATCCTGAGACATCGAAACCACCTGTGGAGGTACTTAGATTTCTAGCATTGGCTAAAGACATCACAAGTTGACTTCTGCTTCCGGTTATTTTGTCTGAACTTGCGTTTCCTGTGCTGACTGAGCACATATTCACAAATGTGGAACAGTAAAAACCTGCTTCAGATGTCCATGCCCGATCGTAGGGAACTGTGTCTGAACCAAACACTTCAAGATATTCACCGGAAGAGGTTAATTTATTAATAAATGCATCATACCCCTGCTCGGCAATGAAACTAATAGATCCACCGATTTCACTTTGATTGATGGGTGGCCTGCCCAGTAAATGCTTGAAATTATGCTCAACACCTTTGATTGGTGATACTTTATGGTAATAGTTTTGTTTGTAGAAGTCTGACTTAGCTAGTCCATTTACAAAATCCCGTGTCGTGATTCTTCCATCCCTGAGTTGAGACTCTAGCTCATCACAACGTTGGTTATCAGTTGGTTTCGCATTGCCAAACACCTGTTTATATGCAGTGCTAATTGCTGTGTCTAATGCATTATTTCCAGTAGCTGCATATTCTTCAGCTGTCACTCCAAATGGACATTCCCCATGATGTCTTGGCCCAATACCAATGCCCATCGCCTTGCACTGGTTCTCTTTGAATTGTTCGACTGTTACTGCGGCTTTCGCTTTCGCCTTCTGATTCGTTGTTGTATATGAAGTACGCGCTTTATTGGTAAAATCACGTGTTGGTTTGATGGCGACCATAGCTCTTTTGATCAAATCTTGATTCGGTCGATACTAGTTCTTCTTCCCCTTTTTTTTGTTGTTTTTCCAGTTTCCGCAACAAAAATTTTAGGGCCCACCCTTCCTGTGTAGATCTGTGTTTATTTGCAGATGATATCTGTCTTCTTTCATTCCATTGGTTTTCTTTTGTTAGTCACTTTTGATTTGAGTGCCTTTTGCAACTGTTTTATTGCATTGCTTCCATTTTTTCGACTAGATGATTAAAGCAGCCATCAAGCAGCGAGAGGTCTTTTTGAGGATGATTAATTGTATAAGTTCTACTGCATTGTAATTGTAATTCTTTGAGGCAGATTACTAATGCATTGATCGGTACTTCTAGAATTGAATAGAGTTCTTCAACGACCTTTAGTCCTTGTTTGTCCGTAATGTTTGTATCTCCTGCAGCCGTTCCGTAGATGCTGATTCTGGCAAAGTGAAAGCAATCTCTCCAGCATGCCTCTGCTCTTTCTTTGGGATACAGTGATCCGCCTGGTTCTGTAATGTCAGGTATTCTTTTGAGGAGAATTCTTTTTGCTTCGTCAATTAATGCTGGTAACTTTGCTTGCAGCTCTTCCAGCTTATTCGCGTCGCTATGCGATCTGTTGCAGAGGACTTTTAATTCTTTAGCACTCAATAACCTTTTTTCTTGGTTTGCTGAAATTAGTATTTTCTGATGCTCTTCTGGTAGAAGAATATTTTTATGTAATCCGAAAAATTCTGCTTTTGCTGCAAGTTCTTTTGTTTTTTGAGTTTGATTGTGATTCACTCTTGACTATTCTCTTGCTTGTTAGTGTCCATGATTGGTGAAGCTGTTAGCCAGCCATGCCGTTCTAAATAAAACGCCCAGGTGATTTCTGATCCCAGTCCGGGACAGTGTTTGCTGGCTGCCTCTGCAATCTCATTGGGTATATCAAGAGATTCCAGTAGGTTTACAATGTCAATCGTTTTATCGATCTTGGTTGATCGTATTGCTGCTCCTACGATCCAGGTTAATTTTGTCTCAGATAATTCTACTTGGTTGCTTTCACATGCCAGAAGAACGTTTCCAGGATTAGAGATGTTCTTTAGTGTTTCTCCCCATAGTTTTATGTCCTCAGGTTTTAAATTTAGCCGCAAAATCCCGTTTCCGATATTGAAGTGAACTTCTTTTTCCTCAGAGCTATCCCTTAGCAGGGTTGACAGTGTCTGCTGGGCTGTGTTCTGCATTGTTAGGTTCTCCTCTCCCTTACGGCTTTCTGTACTTATTCATGTATTTTCTTCGTCGTCACCGGTTGATTACCGATAATTGCGGATTTCATCATCAATCTTTATAAATCCTCAACTTTTCAGGTTTGTCACTCCTTAGCGTGTTTGTTTGAATTTTTGCTCTTTCCCTTATCGTTAAGGTCTAAAGCAGGCTGTTCCGACTTTTGCCTTTTGCTGTTTCTGCAGCCGATTTTTTGTTTTCTGTTGACTTATGAACATGAGTCAACAGTCAATTGCATGATCGATCATTTTTGACATTTCTAATATTGGCACCTCTTTGGAGTCCTTTGGCGGGCTCCTCAATCCTTTCCATGACTGGCAGTTGTGCCTTCTTGTTGGGTTGAGCGTACAGCTGGTCAGGTTCTTTGCGTGAATTCTCGGTTCAGCATCGGATACCTTGTGATGGGTCTTCTTTTTGTATCTGTTTTGTTCTTGGCTTTTGGTTTTTAGCATTTCTACTCATTCCCCAACTCTATCCCCTGCCAAGGTGCAGATTACAGTGGACATTTTCACTGCAATCGATATCATCAGCTTTCGATTAGCACGGAGATCTCTCCCATGGCCATTTCTAGTCATGACATGATTCCCCAATTGAGTGGTCAACTTCACATGATCAGTGAGATTGCTGAATCTTTGACCCTCAGATTACTTGCGCTAGAAGAACGACATAACGAACTCTCCTCCCGTTTGGAGTCTGTTGAGCCAGATCAGGCCGAGGATTCTGATAGCTGCTTATTGCTCGCTGATAGCAGCGATCGTCTCGTACAACTACGCGGTTTGTTGAATGAGCGATCTGAAGACGAGGCACCTGTCGAGACACCTAGTCTTGGGCTTGTGAGCGATTCACATGACAATTTAGACACTGCTCAGGATGAATCCGAGGATTTTGATTTTGAGCAAACGGAGTACGTCAATGATTCACAGGAATCACCCTTAGAAACGTTGGATCTAGGACTCGATCAGAGCGACGAATTGCTTTCAGCCTGATGGGTTCGATCCATCCAGGTTGAGCAATCGAACTCTGAAGATGGCGATTTGACGAGCTTGTTCAGGTTCTGATTGCAAAAATGGATGTTCATCCATTTTTGCAATCACTGCATCGATTCGCTGTTCAATGGGTAGCTCTGCAAATTGCGCTGCTTTTGCTGATTGCTTCCATGTTCGGTCGAACACCATCGCAAATCCGTCGGGATTATTAAAGGTTCGATCATCATCGATAGGTACGCGAATCATTGGCTTTTGGTTTTAGATTTCAGAATCTAGTTTTGATCTGGGGCCATTCGACAATTGGCCACTTTAAGCATTCAAATTGGTCGATCAGTGTTGCCTTAAAGGGCTTTGAAGGCATTTTTGCCGATTTTGATTCAATGTGCCAAGTCTAAACGGCATGCTATCTGGGCGACCCAGCGCACCCTTCTTGGTCCCTTAGAACTCTATTCTCTAGCATCACCAAAGGCCTCGAGCACCCATATCTGGCCCCTTTTGAAGGAGCAGATGTCTGGTCATTCAGTGGACTGGCTTTTATCAGCCGTGTTGACGTATGAAGTTGTCGAAAAACCGTTTGTACCCCCCTGAATAGTCAGTCATGGAAAGAATTTCTGAGAGGTTTTACTTGTTTGCTAAGCAATTCATGGTTGGGAAACCCATTTCTTAGGCTTTGATTCTTCCGAATTCGAGCTATTTCAATGTGTATGTGTCAGGATTTGATTGATTTCAAGAATTTATGGTCTCGTCTTCATCGTTTCATGTAAGCATTGGCGTACTGATCAATAAGACTGGCGTTGTAACGTCTGGAGGATAAGACCTCCGTTATTCGATGTGCCATGGCTCTAGATGTTGCGGAATATTGTTGTCCGAGTGGTTTCAGCTTTTTTCCTTTCTCTCTCAGTGTGGTGAGTTTGCCTGCTCGATATTGCTCTTCAGCTAGATCGATAACGTCTCCATGACTATTTTCAAGCCACCAGTGGTAATCATCAGTTTCTTCATGTTTGCGCGAACCTCTGACGCAGTCAAACTCTTTCCAGAAAAAGCGATGCAGCGTATGCATGGTGAACAAGTGCCATCCTCTCGTCTGATCAGGTGATCTAGGGAGAGATCCTTTCGAAATTTTCTCTTGTTTTTCTGTCGGGATTGCCACTTCAAGCTCTCTTTCGATCTCAAGAGTGGAATGCAACCATTTTTTCCCTTTCGGCCTCTGCTCTTGAAGCATGCCTATTGGATTGATAAAGAGATCTAGGAAGCACTGGGAAATCGTCAGGATATTTTGAACTGTTGAAGGGATTGAGAGGTCTCCATCACAGAATTGACCTGATGGAAAAATCCCATCCGTGTGTGGCTTTAAGACCCTCTTGCCATCGACACATAAATGCCCGGATCGACTAGAAAGAATAAAACCCATATGGGCAATGCAGACTTTTCCTGGACGATTCAATTTGTTTACTTTACCGCGGCATGAAGGACTCCTTCGGCTTTTAAGTACATCTTTATCTTTTATTCGCTGATCTAACATCACCAGCCTGTCCACGAAGGCCTGGATGCACTGCCAGCTTGAGTCGGCTCAGCAATGTTCACCTTGATCTCTTCTCTATGCACGTCCAGGATCTGGATTCAATCGAAATCTGATGGGCTTCATCCATTGTTGGAATTCTTTTCGGGTTCGGTGGTGTGATTCCATTTTTTGATGTTTCTGAGTTGTTTCAGCCAAATACCAGCACCATTTGTGCTCTCAATTGTGCCGTTGTGGGCTTTTCTTTGTCAGATGCTGGGGGTCTTGTGGAACCATTGAATTCATAACCATTGCAAGAATATACAGTGCATTCTCACGGTGCTTCTGTTTTGTATTGTTGTACATTGAGACAGCGTTCTTGGTGTGACTGAAGAACACTTTGCTCCCCTATTCCGTTGATAAGACTTGTTCTTTGTTTCATCCGAGATCGGTGTAGAAAGCTCGTTATGACGTAATCCGTTGCTCATTCGACGATTGTGCCTGCTTGATTGCTTGCTGGATTGTTGAATTCACAGCCAAAGTTGTTTCTCGAATATTTCTTGACTCTGAGCCGCTTACGTTTTTGCTCATAAGCGGAAGATAGTCAGGCTGTTTGCTTCTGTAACGGTGTCTGCAATTCATGCACCGAGTGGCTGGCGGTTTTGCCGCTTAGGCAAGATGGCTGTTTCAGCGTTCGCTTTATGACATACGAGCAAGAGGTCATCATTAAGTGCGCCATCAAGGGCACCCTTGGTGGTCTTGACAGGAAAATGACGTCTGAGGAGCTTGATGAGCTGCTCAATGGGTCACAGGATTGGAGGAAGCACTTAGTGATTGAGGAGATCACCGAGGTGGCCACCATTCATGCGGGCCGTCGTCGTCCGGAAATTGAGGATTGATGAAGGCTCTGCCCAAGTGCAGATCAATCTCATGCAGCCAACTGTTCAAGCTTCGAGGTGATCAATCAGCAAGCTGTGGATCACAGCGTTGCTGTGTTGATCAAATGCAGTGAATGCCAGGACCCAGATTTGAACTGGGGACACGGCGATTTTCAGTCGCCTGCTCTACCAACTGAGCTATCCCGGCACGTCGTTTTCACGACACCGGAATCTTAAATCACGGGGTGCGTCCTAGGCAGATCAATCCGCTGACCTCCCACCCTGCGTTCTTTAACGTTTTTATGGCTTCTTGAGCCGTGGCCCCAGTGGTGAGGATGTCATCGACAATCCAAGTGGGTGTTGCAGAAACGCGCCTGGAGCGCTGATCTGGATGGATCGCGAAGGCTGCTTTCATATTGACCAGCCGCTGACGGCGACTGAGGTGGTGTTGGCCCACGGTGGGCCGACACCGTTTCAGTAGCGACTTGGTGGTGCGTCCAAGGCTCCGGCAGATCAATGCCGGTAGCGGATTGGCTCGCTTGTCCGCTTTCCAACTGGGGATTGGAACCAAGAGAGCCTTGGTCGGAAGGGTTTGCTGCAGAGCGAAGGTCAGCGCCTTCAACGCTGAAAAGTCGTGATTGTGCCTTAGCCGTAGGATTTCTCGGCGAAGCTCTCCTTGATACCAACCAGCTGCGTGGAAGTGAACAGGGGTGATGCCCTGCAGTCCCAATGTCATGAGCCCCAGCTTTCGCCTGCACTCGCTGCAGGGTTGATCAGCGTTTTGATGGGTTGGGATCACCCTCTTGCAAATCGGGCAAGAAGGCACAACGAAGAGATCCTGCAGGCAATCGTGGAGTGCGGTCAGCAAGGCGACAGAACGACTGCCTTCAGGATTCCCCTTTGCTGCCGTTAGAGGGCATCGCTCTCAGCATCGCCACCATGGTGCGGTGGGCGTCCTCACTGTCAGTGAGTGTGTGATCAAACGGGATCCTGAGGGGTTTCCCATCGACTTCAAGGCTCATGGCATCAGTGCCTACGGCTGTCATGGTGGCAATGTTGGCAGCACTGACTCCTCCGTAATGGAGGGCGAACTGAAGCACTGCATCGCCATGGTCGTCATTCATGTGACGACAGATGCGTTCGCTAACAGCGGGGGTAAGCGGATCAGCGGTCATGGTTGGAAGGGGCGGAGGTGAGGGTGGTGAAGTGGCTTAGCTAAAGCGTTGCCAGAGCAGGATGGCGAGCCGAAACCCGCTGAATCCCACATATCCGGCAAGCACGATGAACAGGCCAATGGCAAGGCCATCTCGAAGTCGGTTGGGCAAGGGTTCGGTGATGCTCGTTTAATTCTCCCTTAGATGAATCGTCTTGTCTGGTGCTTTCACAGCCTGTAGAGCTAAACGAGCGACGCCTGCAGCTGGTGGTGTGTTGCAACTGCGGATAGGAACGCAGAGTTGGCGCTCGCGCAGACGACGCCATTGAGGATTGCGCGCTCCGCCTCCAAGGGTCACGATCTTTTTCGGAGGATCAGCACCAAGGCTTGTGAGGCGTTGCCATCCCGCCTGTTCGATGGTCGTTAAACCCTCTAAGAGGCCGTGTAGATAAAGGGAATCGCTCACAGGCCGGGGCATGAGGATGGGTTCAAGGTTGGGGTCATCAACGGGAAACCGCTCTCCGCATCTGGGAAGTGGGCGCAGCTGTAAGCCGCTGATTTGATCAGGATCGATCTGACGGCTTAGTTCAGCGAGGTCGATATCAGGAAAGAGTTGTTTCAGCACTGCAGCTCCAGCATTGGAGGCTCCTCCGCATAACCAACGCCCCCCCACGCGATGGTTGGAGGTCCCTGGCCATGGAGCGAGGGGCTGATCGGTGAATCGTTTCAGAACCAAGGTGCTTCCCAGCACTGTGATGCCCTCGTCGTCTTCTGCATCAGCGGTGAGAACGGCCGCGTTGGAATCGGTTGTCCCGGCTACAACGAGTAGATCTTCTGGCAGGTCTAGATCTTTGGCCCGTTGCGGCGAAACGGGGCCAAACACTGAGCCACTGGCGCGAATCTCTGGAAGTGCCTCCCACCAGGGTTGCCTGATAAAGCTGTCGGGCCACGATTGTTTGTTCAGGTCCCATCCCAGTCGAAGGTTGTTGCCTTCCTCCCCATAGCTCCAATCGTCAAGAAGCCAGCCGCTGATCCAGTCGGCTTGATGGCGAAGCAGGAGAGGGGCTTGGTGTTGTTCGACTAGGTGCAGCGCCCTCGCAAGGCTTCCGCTAGCGCTGGAAGCTGGTCCACCCTGTGGACTTAAGTCTCGGAGCTGATCCAGGACATTGGGGCATGCCAATGAATAGGGCAAGGCCTCAGCAAGGGGGAGGCCCTGTTGATCGCAGGCCAGCAGCGTTCCTGAGGTGCCATCCGCTGCGATGGCTTTGAGGCGATGGCGGTAGTCAGGTTTGAGGCGTCCGATCAATGCGCAACATCGGTCGCGCCAGTCGAAGGGGTTGACCAGGCCGATCTGATAAGGCGCGCTTTCGGTCTGGAGTAGGGCACAGTTGCTATCGATGACAGCAATGCGGACCCCGCTGGTGCCTAGGTCAATGCCGAGCACCAGCGGATCTTGGCTCATGTGTTGCGCTTAGAGGCTGCTTCCGGTTTGGATGCGGTTCGCTTCTGCCTGCTTCAGGGCTGCAGCTTTGTCATTGACGTCTTCCCAGGGCAAGTTCAGATCTGGACGGCCAAAGTGCCCGTAGGCAGCTGTATCGCGGTAGAAGCGCCCACCGTTGATGGAAGGCATTTCCCGCAGCTTGAACTGCTCGATGATGGCGCCAGGACGGAGGTCGAAGTGCTCTTGCACGAGGTCGGTGAGCTCAGCATTGGACACCTTGCCTGTACCGAATGACTCCACAAGGATGGACACCGGTTTGGCGACTCCGATGGCATAGCTCAGTTGAACTTCTGCACGATTCGCAAGGCCTGAAGCGACGAGTGCTTTCGCCACGTAGCGCGCGGCGTAGGCAGCGGAGCGATCCACCTTGGTGGGATCTTTGCCGGAGAAAGCACCACCACCATGACGGGCATAGCCGCCATAGGTATCGACGATGATCTTCCGACCCGTGAGACCGGCATCACCCTGTGGACCGCCGACCACGAATTTGCCCGTGGGGTTGACCAGATAGCGGCAATTGGCGCGATCGGGTTTGAGGGGTAGGTCTGCTGTCGCTGGCAGCACAACGTGGGTCCAAAGGTCCTCACTGATGCGATTGCGAACCTCCTGTTCATCGGTTAAGCCAGTCACCTCGGCGGTGTGTTGGGTTGAGATCAGGATGGTGTCGATCTCAACTGGCTTGTCATTTTCATAGACAACGCTCACCTGGGTCTTGCCGTCAGGGAGCAGGTAATCGAGTGTTCCGTTATGGCGGACTTCGGCCAGGCGCCTAGCAAGCCTGTGGGCAAGGCTGATGGGCAAAGGCATCAGCTCAGGCGTTTCATTGCAGGCGTAGCCAAACATGATGCCTTGATCACCGGCTCCGACCTTGTCGAGGGGATCGCCAGCGTGATCATCGGCTTCATCAACGCCCTGGGCAATATCAGGGGATTGTTGGTCAAGGGCAACGAGTACGGCACAGCTGGTGGCGTCAAAGCCACCGGCTCGCGCGCCGCTATAGCCGATATCTCGGATCACATCGCGTACGAGATGGATGAAATCCACCTGGGCTTTGGAGGTGACTTCACCTG
The window above is part of the Synechococcus sp. WH 8020 genome. Proteins encoded here:
- a CDS encoding DUF2470 domain-containing protein — encoded protein: MTADPLTPAVSERICRHMNDDHGDAVLQFALHYGGVSAANIATMTAVGTDAMSLEVDGKPLRIPFDHTLTDSEDAHRTMVAMLRAMPSNGSKGES
- a CDS encoding phycobilisome linker polypeptide, translating into MPFGPASLLGVERFSAESEAPLELLPGDDDVQKEALISAIYKQVLGNAYVMESERQLIAESQFKLGEISVRELIRRIAKSDLYRSRFFESCPRYRYIELAFRHLLGRAPVDFEEMRGHAERLDSLGYEADIDSYLDSDDYQNTYGEWVVPFQRGWKTDSCTTLQEFTWSFQLLRGNSSSSLKGDLSGITSKLGGAAYQNLPLPVVPPSSNEAKGWSFRRAKNLQDAPTRLGVGAGQEGTTYRVEVTGYSANNVRRISRYTKSNRVFYVPFDKLSEQFIRIHREGGKISSITPVT
- a CDS encoding FGGY-family carbohydrate kinase, which produces MSQDPLVLGIDLGTSGVRIAVIDSNCALLQTESAPYQIGLVNPFDWRDRCCALIGRLKPDYRHRLKAIAADGTSGTLLACDQQGLPLAEALPYSLACPNVLDQLRDLSPQGGPASSASGSLARALHLVEQHQAPLLLRHQADWISGWLLDDWSYGEEGNNLRLGWDLNKQSWPDSFIRQPWWEALPEIRASGSVFGPVSPQRAKDLDLPEDLLVVAGTTDSNAAVLTADAEDDEGITVLGSTLVLKRFTDQPLAPWPGTSNHRVGGRWLCGGASNAGAAVLKQLFPDIDLAELSRQIDPDQISGLQLRPLPRCGERFPVDDPNLEPILMPRPVSDSLYLHGLLEGLTTIEQAGWQRLTSLGADPPKKIVTLGGGARNPQWRRLRERQLCVPIRSCNTPPAAGVARLALQAVKAPDKTIHLREN
- a CDS encoding phycobilisome rod-core linker polypeptide — translated: MAIPVRTYSLKSQNSRVNNLAGNSDSVKYQVTGEVSGASVSTRRDMDSLIEQTYKQIFFHAMSCDRDIYLESQLRSGYITMRDFVRGLLLSERFQQGYYQCSSNYRMVDQIVGRVLGRSVSGESERLAWSIVIAEKGFTYFVDQILESDEYMTNFGYDGAPAQRGRLIPGRSTGDMPIYQRFPRYGEEWKNSLIAREFVNKTFTTGGVSSTMKSLVGKPPEWLIKTWLILFAIGGFEITRVILSIGVSMVRS
- a CDS encoding ComF family protein; this encodes MTLGLQGITPVHFHAAGWYQGELRREILRLRHNHDFSALKALTFALQQTLPTKALLVPIPSWKADKRANPLPALICRSLGRTTKSLLKRCRPTVGQHHLSRRQRLVNMKAAFAIHPDQRSRRVSATPTWIVDDILTTGATAQEAIKTLKNAGWEVSGLICLGRTP
- a CDS encoding phycobilisome rod-core linker polypeptide, with protein sequence MVAIKPTRDFTNKARTSYTTTNQKAKAKAAVTVEQFKENQCKAMGIGIGPRHHGECPFGVTAEEYAATGNNALDTAISTAYKQVFGNAKPTDNQRCDELESQLRDGRITTRDFVNGLAKSDFYKQNYYHKVSPIKGVEHNFKHLLGRPPINQSEIGGSISFIAEQGYDAFINKLTSSGEYLEVFGSDTVPYDRAWTSEAGFYCSTFVNMCSVSTGNASSDKITGSRSQLVMSLANARNLSTSTGGFDVSGFTYSKAVRDPSSGAFQRMFMPQTAKR
- a CDS encoding pentapeptide repeat-containing protein, with product MFLNIENWSPPEMASPDQINEYPVDARGADWRNRDIGTLDLKNANLCRTDLRGANLTCCLLENTDMRLAKYDSKTALPDGFNIRTSGAIGPGAQLNGAFLNNADLRGIDLRKASLMGAYLSGADLSGALLDNISLAGADLRHAILRGAMCRGTRFGTSELKMADLRGADLTEANLDTLESIQGSDFSMCKGMDPYIQTLLERPAIELDHWNPLTRSTTRASLESLSLEA
- the metK gene encoding methionine adenosyltransferase, which encodes MSRYVFTSESVTEGHPDKICDQVSDAVLDALLAQDSTSRVACETVVNTGLCMITGEVTSKAQVDFIHLVRDVIRDIGYSGARAGGFDATSCAVLVALDQQSPDIAQGVDEADDHAGDPLDKVGAGDQGIMFGYACNETPELMPLPISLAHRLARRLAEVRHNGTLDYLLPDGKTQVSVVYENDKPVEIDTILISTQHTAEVTGLTDEQEVRNRISEDLWTHVVLPATADLPLKPDRANCRYLVNPTGKFVVGGPQGDAGLTGRKIIVDTYGGYARHGGGAFSGKDPTKVDRSAAYAARYVAKALVASGLANRAEVQLSYAIGVAKPVSILVESFGTGKVSNAELTDLVQEHFDLRPGAIIEQFKLREMPSINGGRFYRDTAAYGHFGRPDLNLPWEDVNDKAAALKQAEANRIQTGSSL